In Rhodopirellula islandica, a single window of DNA contains:
- a CDS encoding YqgE/AlgH family protein, whose amino-acid sequence MNTSTNCTGRFLIASPYLHDGNFFRSVVLIVRHTEEGAFGVVINRVGPQRFGDVIEMSDPSWQPGTKPEIDLASAASSDSSGGSADNPVELDQQIHPDQIYFGGPVNGPMLALHNIAGIGDPCGVDGTEAGGNDPAGSTTQLHDHPAEPWGSMSIQWADVPAWVTADEDHLRLLARRDDAKLRYIVGYSGWGPMQLENELEEGGWLVTPADTESIFAPCEGIWEKLVHRCGQAILKDLTPDVSFPSEQQGFDPGVN is encoded by the coding sequence ATGAACACGTCCACGAATTGCACCGGTCGCTTCTTGATCGCGTCGCCGTATTTGCACGATGGCAATTTCTTTCGTTCCGTGGTGCTGATCGTTCGGCACACAGAGGAAGGTGCCTTTGGTGTGGTGATCAATCGCGTGGGGCCACAGCGGTTTGGTGACGTCATTGAAATGAGTGACCCGTCTTGGCAGCCGGGGACCAAGCCGGAAATTGACTTGGCCTCCGCTGCGTCGAGCGACTCCTCCGGCGGTTCTGCCGACAACCCCGTCGAGTTGGACCAGCAGATACACCCGGACCAGATTTATTTTGGGGGACCAGTCAACGGTCCGATGTTGGCTCTGCATAACATCGCCGGCATCGGTGATCCGTGTGGTGTGGACGGAACCGAGGCGGGCGGGAACGATCCGGCTGGATCAACCACTCAACTGCATGATCATCCTGCCGAACCTTGGGGATCCATGTCGATCCAATGGGCGGATGTTCCCGCGTGGGTCACTGCCGATGAGGATCACTTGCGGTTGCTCGCCCGACGTGACGATGCGAAGTTGCGTTACATCGTTGGCTATTCAGGCTGGGGGCCGATGCAATTGGAAAACGAATTGGAAGAAGGTGGTTGGTTGGTCACGCCAGCCGACACGGAATCCATTTTTGCTCCTTGCGAAGGGATTTGGGAAAAGTTGGTGCATCGTTGCGGTCAAGCCATTTTGAAGGATCTGACGCCCGATGTGTCTTTTCCAAGTGAGCAGCAGGGTTTCGACCCAGGTGTGAATTGA
- a CDS encoding leucine-rich repeat domain-containing protein, with protein sequence MSSIKPSDDDREGKGDSIADSPLQGEEDELGDVVGTDDEDQLVERASLKERLAVFLTPVKLGIGIAVLAMIVLGWWATRPIEVPKPPPKPPEPEELFALQIEQILGGVSTQLHTPSYPIDDSSLLLIPFEELEAAAEQRRSDLVVDESSPASDDASSSESAPLPPSDRFVGGGEAAGEPLVTELPKLDTVLIDEGVITDEGMKTIAKIPELRHLRLRLSPITDEGLKPLLGCETLWFLNLPHSRLTEKGIRSLAALPKLRQLRVGSTLLGNDLGRALLEVESLRGLHLIGVPLGDEGLKVIVELPHLESLYLDDSAVTESGWEWLFLNHPQLHVHINQRHHDRDPHHHKHE encoded by the coding sequence ATGTCATCGATCAAACCATCGGACGACGACCGAGAAGGCAAAGGCGACTCGATCGCTGACTCGCCGCTCCAGGGCGAGGAAGACGAACTGGGCGATGTCGTTGGAACCGACGACGAGGACCAGTTGGTCGAGCGAGCCAGCCTGAAAGAGCGGCTGGCAGTGTTTCTCACGCCCGTCAAGCTTGGCATCGGAATCGCCGTGCTGGCGATGATCGTGCTCGGATGGTGGGCCACTCGTCCGATCGAGGTTCCCAAACCACCGCCCAAGCCACCGGAGCCGGAAGAGCTTTTCGCTTTGCAGATCGAGCAGATTCTCGGCGGGGTCTCCACTCAGTTGCACACGCCTTCGTACCCGATTGACGATTCCAGTTTGCTGCTCATCCCGTTCGAGGAATTGGAAGCTGCCGCTGAGCAACGTCGCTCGGACCTGGTGGTGGATGAGAGCAGTCCGGCGTCGGACGATGCGAGCTCATCGGAGTCCGCGCCTCTGCCACCCAGCGATCGGTTCGTTGGGGGAGGAGAGGCAGCTGGCGAACCACTGGTGACCGAACTTCCCAAGCTGGACACGGTCTTGATCGATGAGGGAGTGATCACCGACGAGGGCATGAAGACGATCGCCAAGATTCCGGAGCTTCGGCATTTGCGATTGAGGCTTTCGCCCATCACGGACGAGGGTCTGAAGCCATTGCTTGGATGCGAAACGCTTTGGTTTCTCAATTTGCCGCACAGCAGGTTGACCGAAAAGGGAATTCGATCGTTGGCTGCCCTGCCAAAACTACGCCAGCTTCGGGTGGGATCCACGTTGCTAGGAAACGACTTGGGGCGAGCGCTGTTGGAAGTGGAGTCGCTTCGAGGGCTTCATCTGATCGGTGTTCCGCTCGGGGATGAAGGTTTGAAAGTGATTGTTGAGTTGCCGCATTTAGAATCGCTGTACTTGGACGATTCGGCGGTCACCGAGTCGGGGTGGGAGTGGTTGTTTCTAAACCACCCTCAACTGCACGTGCACATCAACCAGCGTCACCACGATCGAGACCCACACCATCACAAGCATGAGTGA
- the tig gene encoding trigger factor: MSTSFDTDSTPAEDAAAPVKDPLQLNMEVTKPHACLREVIVTIPRGEVDRYMKDAYDELVPEAQVPGFRAGRAPRKLVEKQFKDRIEDRVKGSLLMDSLAKVTEEAEFSAIGEPDFDYESIELPEKGEFKYQFSIEVRPEFDTPDWKKLDLKKPVETISEEDVDAALQRVLSRYASLEACDAPAELGDRLLITAKFKDGDKVISEMDEESVTLANRLSLSDAVCENFGELMKDCKEGDSLTTKVKLGDGHPNEEMQGKEIDATFTVVEVLKEQLPELTAEFLDELGEFESESELRDFVRSSLERQANFRTEQAMRGSIIEKLLDSADFELPPTLVRRQMKRELDRKVLEFRRSGFDDDMIRRFVNASKQNMQQGTESSLREHFILEQIADEEKVDAEPQEYETEIQLIAEQSDSSPRRVRARLEKTGQMDALRNQIVERKVIEMITEAATVAEEPVEKEAEEKNEEFAVDHEVLPTKDHEAIPAAKYDDNTPKGAETEDKQEKDKD, encoded by the coding sequence ATGTCCACGTCTTTCGACACCGATTCCACGCCCGCCGAAGACGCGGCTGCTCCCGTCAAAGACCCGCTGCAGTTGAACATGGAGGTTACCAAACCTCATGCCTGTTTGCGGGAGGTCATTGTCACCATCCCTCGTGGCGAAGTGGATCGCTACATGAAGGACGCGTACGACGAACTCGTCCCGGAAGCTCAGGTTCCCGGATTCCGTGCCGGGCGCGCACCACGCAAGTTGGTTGAAAAGCAATTCAAGGACCGAATCGAAGATCGCGTCAAAGGCTCGCTGTTAATGGACAGCTTGGCCAAAGTCACCGAAGAAGCTGAATTTTCCGCGATCGGCGAACCCGATTTCGATTACGAGTCGATTGAATTGCCTGAAAAAGGTGAATTCAAGTACCAGTTCAGCATCGAAGTTCGCCCCGAATTCGACACGCCGGACTGGAAGAAACTGGATCTGAAAAAGCCCGTCGAAACGATCTCGGAAGAAGACGTCGACGCCGCTCTGCAACGCGTTCTCTCTCGCTACGCTTCCCTGGAAGCCTGCGACGCGCCCGCCGAATTGGGCGATCGCTTGCTGATCACAGCGAAATTCAAAGACGGCGACAAAGTCATCTCTGAAATGGACGAAGAAAGCGTCACCTTGGCCAATCGCCTCAGCCTCTCCGATGCCGTTTGCGAAAACTTCGGCGAACTGATGAAGGACTGCAAAGAAGGTGACTCGCTGACCACCAAGGTCAAACTCGGCGACGGTCACCCCAACGAAGAAATGCAAGGCAAAGAAATCGACGCCACCTTCACGGTCGTCGAAGTCTTGAAAGAACAACTGCCTGAACTGACCGCTGAATTCTTGGATGAATTGGGCGAGTTCGAGTCCGAATCTGAACTTCGCGATTTCGTGCGTTCGTCGCTCGAACGACAAGCCAACTTCCGCACCGAACAAGCGATGCGTGGCAGCATCATCGAAAAACTGCTGGATTCAGCGGACTTCGAGTTGCCACCGACCTTGGTTCGTCGCCAAATGAAGCGAGAACTCGATCGCAAAGTGCTCGAGTTCCGTCGCAGCGGTTTCGACGACGACATGATCCGTCGCTTCGTCAACGCCAGCAAGCAAAACATGCAACAAGGCACCGAATCCTCGCTGCGTGAACACTTCATCCTGGAGCAAATCGCCGACGAAGAAAAAGTCGACGCCGAGCCTCAAGAATACGAAACCGAAATCCAGTTGATCGCCGAACAAAGCGATTCCTCACCACGTCGCGTGCGTGCTCGATTGGAAAAAACCGGTCAAATGGATGCTCTTCGCAACCAAATCGTCGAACGCAAGGTCATCGAAATGATCACCGAAGCGGCAACGGTTGCCGAGGAACCTGTCGAAAAGGAAGCCGAAGAAAAGAACGAAGAGTTCGCTGTCGACCACGAAGTGCTGCCGACCAAGGATCACGAAGCGATCCCAGCAGCCAAGTACGACGACAACACCCCCAAGGGTGCCGAAACCGAAGACAAGCAGGAAAAAGACAAGGACTGA
- a CDS encoding ribonuclease D — protein MNYDSIETPSQFSDFCEAIADEPVIGFDTEFVSEDCYRPELCLLQVAAGKHLAVIDPYTVGDTKPFWDILTDDTVEPGKRVVIAHAAREEIRFAYRFAGRPIAGLFDTQLAAGFVGIEYPASLATLVQKLVGQTLPKGETRTNWRHRPLTKDQLTYALHDVTTLAQMHTKLIADVKALDRVAWLDEETDRLQQKVIDAEESENWQRVSGSSGLKPRQLEIIRHLWRWREEIARSKDRLPRRVMRDDLMVELAKRGSPDVKKIRNIRGMERRGYNDQYEEIGDAIAAALDVPDEQLPRRNRGRSRSASPMLSQFLSTSIACISRQQKLAPAIVGNSDDVKELLSYELDPRRGTPTPSLLKGWRGDIVGTAFRKILRGELAIRVADTSEQQPLEFVECEGSPQREESEPDSGNA, from the coding sequence GTGAACTACGACTCCATCGAAACGCCTTCGCAGTTCAGTGACTTTTGCGAGGCCATTGCGGACGAACCCGTGATCGGCTTCGACACCGAATTTGTCTCTGAAGACTGCTATCGCCCCGAGCTCTGCTTGCTCCAGGTTGCGGCAGGCAAACACCTGGCGGTGATCGACCCCTACACCGTTGGCGACACCAAGCCATTCTGGGACATCCTGACCGACGACACAGTCGAACCAGGCAAACGAGTCGTGATCGCGCACGCCGCTCGCGAAGAGATTCGGTTTGCCTATCGATTCGCAGGCCGTCCGATCGCGGGATTGTTTGACACCCAGTTGGCCGCTGGATTTGTCGGCATTGAGTACCCGGCTTCGCTCGCCACGCTGGTTCAGAAACTGGTGGGGCAAACCCTCCCCAAAGGCGAAACACGAACGAACTGGCGGCATCGTCCGCTGACAAAAGACCAGCTGACCTACGCCTTGCACGACGTGACCACGCTGGCACAAATGCACACCAAATTGATCGCGGATGTCAAAGCCCTGGATCGGGTTGCTTGGCTGGACGAAGAAACCGATCGACTTCAACAGAAAGTCATCGACGCGGAAGAAAGCGAGAACTGGCAACGCGTCAGCGGCAGTTCAGGACTGAAACCTCGCCAACTCGAGATCATCCGTCACCTTTGGCGGTGGCGCGAAGAGATCGCCCGCAGCAAAGATCGATTGCCCCGGCGGGTGATGCGTGACGATCTGATGGTGGAGCTCGCGAAACGTGGCTCACCCGACGTCAAAAAAATCCGCAACATTCGCGGGATGGAACGCCGTGGTTACAACGACCAATACGAAGAAATCGGCGACGCCATTGCCGCTGCCCTAGATGTCCCGGACGAGCAACTGCCGCGTCGCAATCGCGGCCGTTCACGCAGTGCTTCGCCGATGTTGAGCCAATTCCTTTCCACGTCGATCGCTTGCATCAGTCGACAACAAAAGTTGGCACCCGCCATCGTTGGTAATTCCGATGATGTCAAAGAACTGCTTTCTTACGAGCTGGATCCGCGACGTGGAACGCCCACCCCATCGCTGCTCAAAGGATGGCGCGGTGACATCGTCGGAACCGCCTTTCGCAAAATTCTTCGTGGCGAACTCGCCATCCGAGTCGCCGACACAAGCGAACAACAACCGCTTGAATTCGTCGAGTGCGAAGGGTCACCTCAGCGGGAAGAAAGCGAGCCCGATTCGGGCAACGCCTGA
- a CDS encoding carbon-nitrogen hydrolase gives MSSSVKLSLIQMRDAGSKDKSIEASIEWIEKAAAEGAQVICLQELFATCYPCQSEDHGNFDLAESIPGPTTTALQPVAERLGVVIVAPLFERRAPGVYHNSAVVIDADGSVAGVYRKMHIPDDPLYYEKFYFIPGDLGFKVIPTRFAKLGVGICWDQWFPEAARLFALAGAEILLYPTAIGWIDEEKEEFGEGQRDAWMTAMRAHAIANGIYLGAPNRVGIEGRVEFWGSSFIASPRGEVLSQGDCSSDQIVSADCQLADMDVVRTHWPFLRDRRIDAYGDLTKRWID, from the coding sequence ATGAGTTCTTCGGTCAAATTGTCGTTGATTCAGATGCGTGATGCGGGGTCGAAAGACAAGTCGATCGAAGCATCGATTGAATGGATTGAGAAGGCTGCCGCAGAGGGTGCCCAGGTGATCTGCTTGCAAGAGTTGTTTGCCACATGTTACCCGTGTCAAAGCGAAGACCACGGCAACTTTGATTTGGCAGAGTCCATTCCGGGGCCAACGACCACTGCCCTGCAACCCGTGGCCGAACGACTGGGCGTCGTGATTGTGGCTCCCCTCTTTGAACGTCGCGCACCGGGCGTGTACCACAACAGTGCCGTGGTGATCGATGCCGACGGCAGCGTCGCGGGCGTGTATCGAAAGATGCACATCCCCGATGACCCGTTGTACTACGAGAAGTTCTATTTCATACCCGGCGACCTGGGATTCAAAGTCATCCCCACCCGCTTCGCCAAACTGGGCGTGGGAATCTGCTGGGACCAGTGGTTCCCCGAAGCCGCGCGACTGTTTGCTCTGGCGGGCGCCGAGATCCTACTTTACCCGACCGCGATCGGCTGGATCGATGAAGAGAAAGAAGAATTTGGCGAGGGCCAACGCGATGCCTGGATGACGGCGATGCGAGCCCACGCGATCGCCAACGGCATCTACCTGGGAGCCCCCAATCGTGTCGGGATCGAAGGCCGAGTTGAATTCTGGGGCTCGTCCTTCATCGCGTCACCCCGGGGAGAGGTCCTCTCGCAAGGTGATTGTTCCAGCGACCAAATCGTTTCCGCGGATTGCCAGCTTGCCGACATGGACGTCGTCCGAACCCACTGGCCATTCCTTCGCGATCGTCGCATCGATGCTTACGGCGATCTCACCAAACGGTGGATCGACTGA
- a CDS encoding metallophosphoesterase family protein — protein sequence MARYVIGDIHGCAKALRSMIQELAPTKEDELIFLGDYVDRGPDSRDVVEQLIDLQSVCKVIPLRGNHEWMLQSVVSRGMDDSMWLRSGGRATVTSYGGSVRKIPEEHMAFFESLLACYQTESEIFVHAMYDPSCEVATQDDELTYWTHLPPSLPAPHHSGKRVFVGHTPQPDGEVLRQSHLVCMDTYCFGGGYLSAMDLETETVLQVDRHGHVRRVPVERFAMLLKGCVHWFRSRDS from the coding sequence ATGGCCCGGTATGTGATCGGCGACATCCACGGATGCGCAAAAGCACTGCGGTCGATGATTCAAGAATTGGCGCCGACAAAAGAGGACGAGCTGATCTTCCTGGGTGACTACGTCGATCGCGGCCCGGACTCCCGCGACGTCGTGGAGCAGTTGATTGATCTGCAGTCCGTTTGCAAGGTGATTCCACTGCGTGGGAATCATGAATGGATGTTGCAAAGCGTGGTGTCACGAGGGATGGACGACTCCATGTGGCTGCGCAGTGGTGGTCGGGCGACGGTGACCAGTTATGGTGGCTCGGTCCGCAAGATCCCAGAGGAGCACATGGCTTTCTTTGAGTCCTTGCTGGCGTGCTATCAAACCGAAAGCGAGATCTTTGTGCATGCGATGTACGACCCCAGTTGCGAGGTCGCAACGCAGGATGATGAGTTGACCTACTGGACTCATTTGCCGCCCAGCCTGCCGGCACCGCATCACAGTGGGAAGCGTGTTTTTGTGGGGCACACTCCTCAGCCCGATGGCGAGGTTCTTCGTCAAAGCCATCTGGTCTGCATGGACACGTATTGTTTTGGCGGCGGCTATTTGTCAGCGATGGATCTCGAAACGGAAACGGTGCTTCAGGTGGACCGCCACGGCCACGTTCGTCGGGTTCCGGTCGAGCGATTTGCGATGTTGCTGAAGGGATGCGTTCACTGGTTTCGGTCCCGGGATTCGTGA
- the bioD gene encoding dethiobiotin synthase, with protein sequence MASLYFVTGTGTEVGKTYCTARAVERMRECGQRVGIYKPVASGCEVRADGERYSVDAETLWQAAGRPKSLQAVCPQLFMAPLSPPRAAAEEGTQVDSQRLRDGLAIWCQGDFDVVMIEGAGGLFSPICDDWLNIDLAMEMKRWGQREGHSLHLLLVAPDQLGVLHQVISTSRAAESAGLPIGGLILNRLDDTADASAQTNTKDLLQWCGVPLVASVEQSGGPLCVFSGVNAREAGGETSRETEASVEFLAQTSFRR encoded by the coding sequence ATGGCAAGTCTCTACTTTGTTACAGGAACCGGTACCGAGGTTGGCAAAACTTACTGCACCGCGAGGGCGGTGGAACGCATGCGCGAGTGTGGGCAGCGAGTGGGGATCTACAAGCCGGTGGCCAGTGGGTGTGAAGTGCGGGCTGACGGTGAACGGTATAGTGTCGATGCTGAAACACTCTGGCAAGCGGCGGGGCGTCCCAAATCTTTGCAGGCGGTTTGCCCGCAGCTTTTCATGGCTCCGTTGTCGCCACCTCGGGCCGCTGCTGAAGAAGGAACCCAGGTCGATTCGCAGCGATTGCGGGACGGGTTGGCGATTTGGTGCCAAGGTGATTTCGACGTCGTCATGATTGAAGGTGCCGGCGGCCTGTTCAGCCCGATCTGTGACGATTGGTTGAACATCGATTTGGCGATGGAAATGAAGCGTTGGGGGCAGCGAGAGGGGCACTCACTTCATCTGCTGTTGGTGGCTCCGGATCAGCTTGGTGTGTTGCATCAGGTGATCTCAACTTCGCGGGCGGCCGAATCCGCTGGGTTACCGATCGGGGGCCTGATTTTGAATCGCTTGGACGACACCGCGGATGCTTCGGCCCAAACCAACACGAAAGATTTGTTGCAATGGTGCGGTGTGCCGCTGGTGGCGTCGGTGGAGCAATCCGGTGGTCCTTTGTGCGTCTTTTCCGGTGTCAACGCGAGGGAAGCCGGGGGGGAAACATCCCGTGAAACCGAAGCGAGTGTGGAATTTTTGGCGCAAACGTCGTTTCGGCGTTGA
- a CDS encoding (5-formylfuran-3-yl)methyl phosphate synthase, producing MKTVTCQPLRVDPMERQPGSECPGENQMESLSPRQRLVSDCCKDHLPEAGDAELLISVRDLEEAQVVVSRGVQIVDFKEPSRGALAACDPSVWRAAALQLAASLVVAGGSVQLSAALGESDTGRELAGQVPREFSFAKIGPSGCQTAQKLASVWEAICLPQSVELVPVAYADHVAAETICPEQVLELVIDSGRRRMLIDTFRKNGRTLTDHLSVEQLRSLLRTAANAGVWMALAGSVRLPEKQSLVAEGVRPNCWGVRGDVCDHRDRRGRLDPEKVTAWRDSCGQPCVAGSREDDRENS from the coding sequence ATGAAGACTGTAACTTGCCAGCCGCTTCGGGTCGATCCGATGGAACGGCAACCTGGATCAGAATGCCCCGGAGAAAATCAAATGGAGTCGTTGTCACCCCGCCAGCGATTGGTGTCGGATTGCTGCAAAGACCACCTTCCCGAGGCCGGTGACGCTGAATTGCTGATCAGTGTGCGGGATTTGGAGGAGGCTCAAGTGGTCGTCTCCCGTGGTGTTCAGATTGTGGACTTCAAAGAACCCTCGCGGGGTGCACTGGCGGCTTGCGACCCCAGCGTTTGGCGAGCCGCCGCCTTGCAATTGGCTGCGTCTCTGGTTGTTGCTGGGGGGAGCGTTCAGTTGTCGGCGGCGTTGGGGGAATCCGACACCGGGCGGGAGTTGGCGGGGCAGGTTCCCCGCGAATTCTCTTTTGCGAAAATCGGCCCCAGCGGGTGTCAGACCGCACAAAAACTGGCTTCGGTTTGGGAGGCGATTTGTTTGCCACAATCGGTGGAACTGGTGCCGGTTGCCTACGCCGATCATGTCGCGGCGGAAACGATCTGTCCGGAACAGGTTCTGGAGTTGGTGATCGACTCGGGGCGGCGGCGGATGCTGATTGACACGTTCAGGAAGAATGGACGAACGTTGACCGATCATCTGTCTGTGGAGCAGTTGCGATCGTTGCTGAGAACGGCCGCGAACGCTGGCGTTTGGATGGCGCTCGCAGGGTCGGTTCGACTCCCGGAAAAGCAATCGCTGGTCGCGGAGGGCGTGCGTCCCAACTGCTGGGGCGTTCGCGGCGACGTTTGCGATCATCGAGATCGCCGCGGTCGGTTGGATCCAGAGAAAGTCACCGCCTGGCGGGATTCATGCGGGCAGCCCTGCGTTGCGGGGTCTCGAGAGGATGACCGCGAGAATTCGTGA
- a CDS encoding ketoacyl-ACP synthase III, translating to MPHAQIGPISVHLPEHVEDNATLKEQFPSWDLDLIAEKTGIHQRHIARPGETSADLAVQACEQLFERENLDRSTIDFVLLCTQTPDYPLPTTACLLQDRLGLRTQCGAIDFNLGCSGFVYGTAMADGLIRTGVAKKILLVTAETYSKYIDANDRSLRTIFGDAAAATLITAEAEPSLWGYQFGSDGSGADMLIVGNGGGRPAEDAIPPRHRKRWKSRLYMDGPSLINFTVDAIPRLVDEILEENHLSDDQIGHYLFHQATWKMLDQLRKRMDIAPERLPIDLADVGNTVSCTLPILIDRMRRRDELGQGSTNVLVGFGVGLSWGGCLWRDQYRDQS from the coding sequence GTGCCCCACGCCCAGATTGGTCCCATCTCGGTGCATCTTCCGGAACATGTGGAAGACAATGCGACGCTGAAGGAACAGTTCCCCTCCTGGGATCTCGATTTGATCGCGGAGAAAACGGGGATCCATCAGCGGCACATCGCTCGGCCAGGTGAGACTTCTGCCGACCTCGCGGTTCAGGCCTGCGAGCAATTGTTCGAACGTGAGAATTTGGATCGGTCGACGATTGATTTTGTGCTGCTGTGCACGCAAACCCCCGATTACCCGCTGCCGACCACCGCTTGTTTGTTGCAGGACCGACTGGGACTCCGAACACAGTGCGGCGCGATCGATTTTAACCTCGGTTGCAGCGGTTTCGTTTATGGCACTGCGATGGCCGATGGCCTGATCCGCACCGGCGTCGCCAAAAAAATCTTGCTGGTGACGGCGGAAACGTACAGCAAATACATCGATGCCAATGACCGTAGTCTGCGAACCATTTTTGGGGACGCGGCCGCCGCGACCCTGATCACCGCCGAAGCGGAGCCCTCTTTGTGGGGTTACCAGTTCGGCAGCGACGGAAGTGGTGCCGACATGCTGATCGTTGGCAACGGCGGTGGCCGGCCCGCGGAAGATGCGATTCCGCCTCGACACCGCAAACGCTGGAAAAGTCGCCTGTACATGGATGGCCCCAGCCTGATCAATTTCACGGTGGATGCGATCCCGCGTTTGGTGGATGAAATCCTGGAAGAAAACCATTTGTCCGATGACCAAATCGGCCACTATTTGTTTCACCAGGCCACCTGGAAGATGCTGGATCAACTCCGGAAACGAATGGACATCGCTCCCGAGCGGTTGCCGATCGATCTGGCGGATGTTGGCAACACCGTTTCCTGCACCCTGCCGATTCTGATCGACCGCATGCGACGGCGTGACGAGTTGGGTCAGGGCTCGACCAATGTCTTGGTTGGCTTTGGCGTGGGGTTGTCGTGGGGCGGATGTCTCTGGCGCGACCAGTACCGAGACCAATCCTAA